A section of the Polyangia bacterium genome encodes:
- a CDS encoding alpha/beta hydrolase, which translates to MRRRTGNAAVNPLHFGSSQRTLFGLYHAPAAAPARPAGVVLCNPLGHEAVRAHRAFRQLANLLAQARYHVMRFDYYGTGDSAGDGDDARLPGWIEDVGSAADELKDTTGVSKVWLLGLRFGATLALLATPGRRDVEGVLAWDPVVSGAAYLRQLSQMHVDYLRGELPEGSVVVPTDHEALGMPLPPALRDDLAAVELGDGSAAPWRTKQVALFSSEASDDLRRLTARLTASGTAFTSQPCPQAAVWSSDRALDAALIPGDVLQAMVGRLSGERGAKDAPRPDP; encoded by the coding sequence ATGCGACGCCGCACCGGGAACGCCGCCGTGAACCCGCTGCACTTCGGCAGCAGCCAGCGCACGCTGTTCGGCCTCTATCACGCGCCGGCGGCGGCGCCCGCGCGCCCGGCTGGCGTGGTGCTGTGCAACCCGCTCGGTCACGAAGCCGTGCGCGCTCACCGCGCCTTTCGCCAGCTGGCGAATTTGCTGGCCCAGGCCCGTTACCACGTCATGCGCTTCGACTACTACGGCACCGGCGACTCAGCCGGCGACGGCGACGACGCGCGCCTGCCCGGTTGGATCGAAGATGTGGGCAGCGCCGCCGACGAGCTGAAGGACACCACCGGCGTCAGCAAGGTGTGGCTTCTGGGTCTGCGCTTTGGCGCCACGCTGGCCCTGCTGGCCACGCCAGGCCGCCGCGACGTCGAGGGCGTGCTGGCCTGGGATCCCGTGGTCAGCGGCGCCGCGTACCTGCGCCAGCTTTCGCAGATGCACGTCGATTACCTGCGTGGCGAGCTGCCCGAAGGCTCGGTGGTCGTGCCGACCGATCACGAAGCGCTGGGCATGCCGCTGCCGCCCGCTCTGCGCGACGATCTGGCGGCGGTTGAGCTCGGCGACGGGTCCGCGGCGCCCTGGCGGACCAAGCAGGTGGCGCTCTTCTCATCGGAGGCCAGCGACGATCTTCGGCGCCTGACCGCTCGCCTGACCGCCAGCGGAACCGCCTTCACCAGCCAGCCGTGTCCGCAGGCGGCGGTGTGGAGTTCAGACCGGGCGCTGGACGCGGCGCTGATCCCCGGCGACGTGCTGCAGGCGATGGTGGGCCGGCTGTCCGGCGAGCGCGGGGCGAAGGACGCGCCGAGGCCCGACCCGTGA
- a CDS encoding amino acid adenylation domain-containing protein, with product METLRRESQGPAAERSEDDVFVFPASFAQQRLWFLDQLDPGAAVYNVPLAFRLDGPLNVPALTRALSELGNRHESLRTTFGASEGVPVQIVAPAQPLAIDTVDLRALPDDDKAGEALRMVRAAAARAFVLDRGPLFRVMLGQLTERSFVLVLNVHHIVCDGSSLSILLGELSQLYGAFTATPPAAESPLPPPALQYADYAVWQTEHFQGGELGQRLTFWRHLLSGELPVLALPADRPRPPTASYLGGQLTFPLSAPLTAALGALGRREGASLFMTLLAAYQLLLYRLGGQDDVLVGTPIVNRDSAEIENSVGFFTNTVVFRSSLAGAPTFRALLSRVKEAALRVLANQDMPFEKVVEAVHPARATSASPLFQAMFGMQKAPTSALTLPDVRVTALPAHAGTSKFDLTLDMQELDDGSMQGLLEYAGDLFDDATAARFAGHYQTLLQAAADDPDRSIDTLPILTADQRRTIVTDWNATAAPIPAGCLHEWVAAQAARTPEAVAVTQDDRALTYGELDRRASALAAHLRTSGLGAGPSAVVGIFVERSPEMVVALLGTLKAGAAYLPLDPAYPPERIRFMLEDAAASVIITSRALAEDLPENGARLVRLDESDNWEQAAPGSDAAAPAARPDDLAYVIYTSGSTGRPKGVELPHGALSNFIASMQRQPGMTAADRLLAVTTLSFDIAALEMFLPLSLGATIVLATREEAADGPALLDKLRASRATVLQATPATFRLLLAAGWLPEQTPHLKVLCGGEALAPDLARALLERTSSLWNMYGPTETTVWSTCALVTDADDIVIGRPIANTQVFILGPGNALVPPGTIGELVIGGAGVARGYRGRPELTAERFIANPFGPAGSGRLYRTGDRARQRGDGTLECLGRADAQVKVRGFRIELGEIEATLSRHPGVGGVAVAVKDDAAGDRRIVAYVVHAPGESPTASELRKFARRELPDHMIPHLFVDLPALPLTANGKIDRRQLPDPLRETARAPAEPPPPQTPTQIAIAAIWSEALALPRVGLTDNFFDVGGHSLLSMQVIHRIHARLGKRLGPRSLAFQNLEQLAAECDAAPGTPP from the coding sequence ATGGAAACGCTTCGGCGAGAATCGCAGGGGCCCGCGGCGGAACGGTCGGAAGACGACGTCTTCGTCTTTCCGGCGTCATTCGCCCAGCAGCGCCTGTGGTTCCTGGATCAACTGGACCCGGGCGCCGCGGTCTACAACGTGCCGCTGGCGTTCCGGCTCGACGGCCCACTGAACGTGCCGGCCCTGACCCGGGCGCTGAGCGAGCTCGGCAATCGTCACGAATCGCTGCGCACCACCTTCGGCGCGTCGGAGGGCGTGCCGGTGCAGATCGTCGCCCCTGCCCAGCCGCTGGCCATCGACACTGTCGATCTGCGCGCGCTGCCCGACGACGACAAGGCGGGCGAGGCGCTGCGGATGGTCCGGGCGGCGGCGGCGCGGGCGTTCGTCCTTGATCGCGGGCCGCTGTTCCGGGTGATGCTGGGGCAACTGACTGAGCGGTCGTTTGTGCTGGTGCTGAACGTGCACCACATCGTCTGCGACGGTTCGTCGCTGAGCATCCTGCTGGGCGAGCTCAGTCAACTCTACGGCGCGTTCACCGCCACGCCGCCAGCGGCCGAATCGCCGCTGCCGCCGCCGGCTTTGCAGTACGCTGACTACGCCGTCTGGCAGACCGAACACTTTCAAGGTGGCGAGCTGGGACAGCGGCTGACTTTCTGGCGCCACCTTCTGTCCGGCGAGCTGCCGGTGCTAGCGCTGCCGGCGGATCGCCCGCGCCCGCCGACCGCCAGTTACCTGGGCGGGCAGCTCACCTTCCCACTGTCGGCGCCGCTGACCGCGGCGCTGGGCGCCCTCGGCCGGCGTGAAGGCGCGTCGCTGTTCATGACCTTGCTGGCGGCGTACCAGCTGCTGCTTTATCGTCTGGGCGGTCAGGACGACGTGCTGGTGGGAACGCCGATCGTCAACCGCGACAGCGCGGAGATCGAAAACTCGGTCGGCTTCTTCACCAACACCGTTGTCTTTCGCAGCAGCCTGGCCGGCGCGCCAACCTTCCGCGCCCTGCTGTCGCGGGTGAAGGAAGCGGCGCTGCGCGTGCTGGCCAATCAGGACATGCCGTTCGAAAAAGTGGTGGAGGCGGTTCACCCGGCCCGTGCCACCAGCGCCAGCCCCCTCTTTCAGGCCATGTTCGGGATGCAGAAGGCGCCCACCTCCGCGCTGACCTTGCCTGACGTGCGCGTCACCGCCCTGCCCGCGCACGCCGGCACCTCGAAGTTCGATCTCACGCTGGACATGCAGGAGCTGGACGACGGCAGCATGCAAGGCCTGCTGGAATACGCCGGCGATCTGTTCGACGACGCCACGGCGGCGCGCTTTGCCGGCCACTATCAAACGCTGCTGCAGGCGGCGGCCGACGATCCGGATCGGTCGATCGACACGCTGCCGATCCTGACCGCTGACCAGCGCCGCACCATCGTCACCGACTGGAACGCCACCGCCGCGCCCATCCCCGCCGGCTGCTTGCACGAATGGGTGGCGGCGCAAGCGGCGCGCACGCCGGAAGCCGTCGCCGTCACGCAGGACGATCGCGCGCTGACCTACGGGGAACTCGACCGCCGCGCCTCGGCGCTGGCTGCCCACCTGCGGACGTCAGGGTTGGGCGCGGGGCCAAGCGCGGTCGTCGGCATCTTCGTTGAACGCTCGCCCGAGATGGTGGTGGCGCTGCTCGGCACGTTGAAGGCAGGCGCGGCGTACTTACCGCTGGATCCGGCCTATCCACCGGAACGCATCCGCTTCATGCTGGAAGACGCCGCCGCGTCGGTGATCATCACCAGCCGCGCGCTGGCAGAGGATCTGCCGGAAAACGGCGCGCGCCTGGTGCGCCTTGACGAAAGTGACAACTGGGAGCAGGCCGCGCCCGGCAGCGACGCGGCCGCGCCCGCCGCCCGCCCGGACGATCTGGCGTACGTCATTTACACCTCGGGCTCGACCGGGCGGCCGAAGGGCGTGGAGCTTCCGCACGGCGCGCTGTCGAATTTCATCGCCAGCATGCAGCGGCAACCGGGAATGACCGCCGCGGATCGCTTGCTGGCGGTGACCACGCTGTCGTTCGACATCGCCGCGCTGGAGATGTTCCTGCCGCTGTCGCTGGGCGCGACGATCGTTCTGGCCACGCGCGAAGAGGCCGCCGACGGGCCTGCTTTGCTGGACAAGCTGCGCGCCTCGCGGGCCACGGTGCTGCAGGCGACGCCGGCCACGTTTCGTCTGCTGCTGGCTGCGGGCTGGCTGCCCGAACAGACGCCGCACCTGAAAGTCCTGTGCGGCGGCGAGGCGTTGGCGCCCGATCTGGCGCGCGCCCTGCTGGAACGAACCTCCTCGCTGTGGAACATGTACGGCCCGACCGAGACCACCGTCTGGTCGACGTGCGCCCTGGTCACCGACGCCGACGACATCGTGATAGGACGACCCATCGCCAACACCCAGGTCTTCATTTTGGGTCCGGGCAACGCGCTGGTCCCGCCCGGCACCATCGGCGAGCTGGTGATCGGCGGCGCCGGCGTGGCCCGCGGCTACCGCGGCCGGCCCGAGCTGACGGCGGAAAGATTCATCGCCAATCCGTTTGGTCCCGCCGGCAGCGGACGCCTGTACCGCACCGGCGATCGGGCGCGCCAGCGCGGCGACGGGACGCTGGAATGTTTGGGCCGCGCCGACGCCCAGGTGAAGGTGCGTGGCTTTCGCATCGAGCTCGGCGAGATCGAAGCGACGCTGTCACGACATCCCGGCGTGGGCGGCGTGGCGGTGGCGGTGAAGGACGACGCCGCCGGCGATCGCCGCATCGTCGCCTACGTCGTGCACGCTCCCGGCGAATCACCCACCGCCAGCGAGCTGCGCAAGTTCGCCCGCCGCGAATTGCCCGATCACATGATCCCGCACCTGTTCGTCGATCTGCCGGCGCTGCCGCTGACCGCCAATGGAAAGATCGATCGCCGCCAGCTTCCCGATCCGCTGCGCGAGACCGCGCGCGCCCCCGCCGAACCGCCGCCGCCGCAGACCCCCACCCAGATCGCCATCGCCGCGATCTGGTCCGAGGCGCTCGCGCTGCCGCGGGTGGGGTTGACCGACAATTTCTTCGACGTGGGTGGGCACTCGCTGCTGTCGATGCAGGTTATCCATCGCATCCACGCCCGCCTGGGCAAGCGCCTGGGGCCGCGTTCGCTGGCGTTTCAGAATCTGGAGCAGCTGGCGGCGGAATGCGACGCCGCACCGGGAACGCCGCCGTGA
- a CDS encoding SDR family oxidoreductase, which produces MRDKVVLITGASNGIGKETAIGLGKLGARLILVCRDRERGTAAVAEIGRKAPDAAGISLRLADLSSQAAVRALAADVLATTPRLDVLINNAGVILQTRTLSPDGIEMQFAVNHLAPFLLTNLLRERLVQSAPARVVTVASQVERKGRIDFDDLQGARRYQPLTAYGQSKLANVLFTYELARRLAGTGVTANCLHPGVIGTKLLADYMGRSGVTGWVANLAFPSAEKGARPSIRAASDPALAGVTGKYFQELREGESSPASYDQATARRLWEVSAAMTGLEAG; this is translated from the coding sequence ATGCGTGACAAGGTCGTTCTCATTACCGGCGCCAGCAATGGCATCGGCAAGGAGACGGCCATCGGGCTGGGCAAGCTGGGGGCGCGGTTGATCTTGGTCTGCCGCGACCGCGAGCGGGGCACGGCCGCCGTCGCCGAGATCGGGCGCAAGGCGCCGGACGCCGCCGGAATCTCGTTGCGGCTGGCCGATCTGTCGTCGCAGGCGGCGGTGCGGGCGCTGGCCGCCGACGTGCTGGCCACGACGCCTCGACTGGATGTGCTGATCAACAACGCCGGCGTGATCCTGCAGACGCGAACCCTGAGCCCCGACGGCATCGAGATGCAATTCGCCGTCAACCATCTGGCGCCGTTCCTGCTGACGAACCTGTTGCGCGAACGGCTGGTGCAAAGCGCGCCCGCCCGGGTGGTCACCGTCGCGTCGCAGGTCGAACGGAAGGGCCGCATCGACTTCGACGATTTGCAGGGCGCGCGACGATACCAGCCATTGACCGCGTACGGGCAGTCGAAGCTGGCCAATGTTCTTTTCACCTATGAGCTTGCCCGTCGGCTGGCCGGCACCGGCGTCACCGCCAACTGTCTGCACCCAGGCGTCATCGGGACCAAGCTGCTGGCTGATTACATGGGGCGCTCGGGCGTGACCGGCTGGGTGGCCAACCTGGCTTTTCCCAGCGCCGAGAAAGGCGCCCGGCCCAGCATCCGGGCGGCGTCGGATCCGGCGCTGGCCGGCGTGACCGGAAAATACTTTCAGGAGCTGCGCGAAGGGGAAAGCTCGCCGGCCTCGTATGACCAGGCGACGGCGCGCCGGCTGTGGGAGGTCAGCGCGGCGATGACCGGGTTGGAGGCCGGATGA
- a CDS encoding glycosyltransferase: MAYAFPPTGGAGVGRPLKLVKYLGHHSVTPAVLTAANPSVPVIDHSLERDIPPGTEIQRVRTFEPSYKVKQATWTAAAKNADGNGGGETASSSWNLSGIKTKLRAAGMSLARQALIPDPQVLWQPAAQAALAGRLLRGLDDVVCISAPPFSQFMLAPLARLRPGVAVVLDYRDEWSTVREVFEMNATVPARAGAALEQAVLHSAHAVITATEAFRANLLSRFSFLKADRVFAIPNGYDPDDFPETLAGPPPRFSPGRKFVITYAGTIFRLTSARGFLGAVRRLHAADPTLAKLLEVRFLGRIVDTEADAFEGMEALGVRREGYVPHEQVITELGATDLALCILDECPFIERVYPAKIFELMYLAQQFGRPCLTLAPPGVLSDLVTRHKVGALIGPRDEAGIAAYLARLLTAFQAGELPARPAPVGIERYHRRHLAGEFAAVFARALRWAAGQDGSMIEDDATPIDPRGGEEAEPPTPFPERGRR, translated from the coding sequence GTGGCTTACGCGTTTCCGCCCACCGGCGGCGCCGGCGTGGGGCGGCCGCTGAAGCTGGTGAAGTACCTGGGCCACCACAGCGTCACGCCCGCGGTGTTGACCGCCGCCAACCCGTCGGTGCCGGTGATCGATCATTCGCTGGAACGAGACATTCCGCCCGGCACGGAGATCCAGCGCGTGCGAACCTTCGAGCCGAGCTACAAGGTCAAGCAAGCGACCTGGACGGCGGCGGCGAAAAATGCCGACGGCAACGGCGGCGGGGAAACCGCGTCTTCGTCGTGGAATTTGAGCGGCATCAAAACCAAGCTGCGCGCCGCCGGGATGTCTTTGGCGCGGCAGGCGCTGATCCCCGATCCGCAAGTGTTGTGGCAGCCGGCCGCCCAGGCGGCGCTGGCCGGGCGCTTGCTCCGCGGCCTCGACGACGTGGTGTGCATCAGCGCGCCGCCGTTCTCGCAGTTCATGCTGGCGCCGCTGGCCCGCCTGCGCCCGGGCGTCGCCGTGGTGCTGGACTATCGCGACGAGTGGAGCACCGTGCGCGAGGTCTTCGAGATGAACGCCACCGTCCCGGCCCGCGCCGGCGCCGCGCTGGAGCAGGCCGTCCTGCACAGCGCCCACGCCGTCATCACGGCCACCGAAGCCTTCCGCGCGAATCTGCTGTCACGGTTTTCTTTTCTCAAAGCCGACCGCGTCTTCGCCATCCCCAACGGATACGATCCCGACGATTTTCCCGAGACGCTGGCCGGCCCGCCGCCGCGATTTTCGCCGGGCCGCAAGTTCGTCATCACCTACGCCGGCACGATCTTTCGCCTGACCAGCGCGCGCGGTTTTCTGGGCGCTGTGCGCCGCCTGCACGCCGCCGATCCAACGCTGGCCAAGCTTTTGGAAGTGCGCTTCCTGGGCCGCATCGTCGACACCGAAGCCGACGCCTTCGAAGGCATGGAGGCCCTGGGCGTGCGCCGCGAAGGCTACGTCCCGCACGAGCAGGTGATCACCGAGCTCGGCGCCACCGATCTGGCGTTGTGCATTCTCGACGAATGCCCGTTCATCGAGCGGGTGTACCCGGCGAAGATTTTTGAGCTGATGTACCTGGCGCAGCAGTTCGGGCGCCCCTGCCTGACGCTGGCGCCGCCCGGGGTGCTGTCGGATCTGGTCACCCGCCACAAAGTCGGCGCGCTGATCGGCCCGCGCGACGAAGCGGGGATCGCCGCGTATCTGGCCAGGCTCCTGACGGCGTTTCAGGCCGGCGAGCTGCCGGCGCGCCCGGCGCCCGTCGGCATCGAGCGCTACCACCGCCGTCACCTGGCCGGCGAATTCGCCGCCGTCTTCGCCCGCGCCTTGCGCTGGGCCGCCGGCCAGGACGGTTCGATGATCGAAGACGACGCCACGCCGATCGATCCGCGCGGCGGCGAGGAAGCCGAGCCACCCACGCCGTTCCCCGAGCGCGGCCGACGGTAA